In the genome of Clostridia bacterium, the window ATCAAACTCTCCAAAAAACCATCTCGCGATGACTCTTTCGAGTTTGTCGCGCTCTTATCTTCTCTAGTCGCCCGCAATTTCAAACTCTTGCTATCGACTTCAGGCTCCACGCTGTTTGGTTTTCAAGGAACATCCGCCGCTCATCGCAGGCGGCAATCGTTACTATACCATGCTGGTCTGCGGCGCGCAAGGGGGCCGGTGCGAAAAAGTGCTGAATGATCGAGGAAGCCAAGGCAATCCCTTCCGTCGCCGTCCCCAGGCCCCTTGCGCGAGCGTGCTCACGCATGCCATGAACCTATCACTCTGAGGGCCTACTTGCTGGGTGTTCCTGACCCTCCCGCGCTGCTCCCGTCCACCACCCCCGGATTGAGAACTCCCGGGATGATCTCGCCTACATTACCCGCATGAACGTAGAAGTTAGGAACGTCTCCTAGGATGATGGCCTCGGCAATCGGCATGCTCGATGCCACAATCACACTCGAGCTCACCAGCGGCACTAGTATCTTCACGTATGCTTCGATCTCAAGGAATATCCTGTGTCGGAGCTGGTTGATCCCTGCCGTGTCAAACTGGTCAGTCACTGTGGTGCTGACTACTCCTATGGGTATCATCCTAACCGTAAGCCAGGGGCCCATGTGAGCAAGAAGAGTGCTCCCGAGCACCTGCCCGAACGGAACCGAGATCTTCACGCTCTCGATGCCCCGCAGAGCGTCCTGTACCCTTGTTGTGGTGGTCGCGGCAATTCTGTTGATCTCCCCAGTATTCGGCTGAACCGCCACGATGTTGCCCTGGCCATCAGTTTTCCAGTCCATGAGGTCCTCGTACTTTATCTCCATCGCCCCGGCTTCTGAGAGAGCATCGTTCAGTGCCGATGTGGCGATTACCCTCGCCCGCGCCTCTGCGAGTTCCAATAGAGTCGGTTTCAGCCGGATTTCAACGAATACGAAGCCCGCGAAGCCAATCGCAATCAGTGCAGCGAACGCGAGGACCAGCATCCTCCTCACTCCAGCGCTGCCGCCACGCCGGAATCGAGTGCCTGAGAACGACCGGTCTAGGTCCTCCGTATCTTCGCGAAGACCGCCGCTTCCACTACCTCTGCCTCCGCTTCGTGCTCCATCTCTATGCCTTCCAAACGATCCTCTCCAGTGCATTCCTGATCGCCGCGCCTGTCTCCGCCAATGTCCCCCGCTGCGAAAGCGAGGCCTAAACCGGGGTGTCCTCGTTAGGCAAGACGTCAGCCTGATGAGCCAGGCTGGAGCCGGGAAACCCATCGGAAGTCTCATACACAAAAAAGACCACCCCTCCTGAGCCTATGCCGGAGGGGTGGTTTATCTGCATGTCTATATCCGTGTCTACATGCATGTCTGCGCGGGATCAGACACGCGCGGGGTTTAGGCAGCGCGCCCGCTGCTTCCGAACAGCTTCATCTTCGATGCCGCCACCGATTTGACCATGGCCATCGCTGGCTTCATGATGTCTCGGGGATCGGTCACCTCTGGCCTGACCGACAGGATCT includes:
- the yunB gene encoding sporulation protein YunB, whose product is MLVLAFAALIAIGFAGFVFVEIRLKPTLLELAEARARVIATSALNDALSEAGAMEIKYEDLMDWKTDGQGNIVAVQPNTGEINRIAATTTTRVQDALRGIESVKISVPFGQVLGSTLLAHMGPWLTVRMIPIGVVSTTVTDQFDTAGINQLRHRIFLEIEAYVKILVPLVSSSVIVASSMPIAEAIILGDVPNFYVHAGNVGEIIPGVLNPGVVDGSSAGGSGTPSK